CTATAGCACCAAAAGTACCTATCCTACTATCCCTCATAATCTTCAAAGAAGATTCTCTGTCCTTTCCAAAACCCATCCCATCAAGAGTATCAGAAAGACCATCCATATGGAGACCTCCTGTTAACAAAACCAAGAATAATAAAACCAATATGTCACAGAGATCTCGTGGCAGTAATAAAGAAAGAATCATATAAACAATATAAGACAAGAGGCCTAAGATAAGGCCTGCTAGAGGAAAATATTGAATCGATCTTTCGAGTTCTTCTTCTCTGATCTCTTTTTTCCCTGAAGGTAAGATTGTCAAAAATTGAAGGGAAACTTTTAAATCATTCAAAAACATTTGATTCTCTTAATTTATTTATTAGATTGAGAAACATGAGCCTCTTCAAACGTCGCCATCTCTGTTAATATTTTTACACCTGCCTCAATAAGAGAAATACTAAGAGCTGCTCCTGTTCCTTCTCCTAAACGTAATGAGAGATCCAAAATTGGTTTTTCTCCAAGATAATCAAATAAAACCTTGTGCCCCTTTTCCTCAGATATATGGGAAAAGAAAATATATTCTTTAACATTGGGTGCTAATTTCAAGGCAATCAGAGCACCTGCTCCAGAAATAAAACCATCTACAACCACAGGAATTCTATTCGCGGAAGAACCGATGATTAATCCCGCTATTCCACCTATCTCAAAACCTCCCACCTTAGTAAGAACATCAATGGGGTCAGTAGGGTCAGGTCTATTGATTTTGATACCTTTTTCTATCAACTTTATCTTCCTCAAATAAGCCCTATCCCCTATACCTGTGCCTCTGCCAGTTACATCTTTTGGATGACTTGAAGTCATTACTGAAATAACAGCGCTGCTAGGTGTTGTGTTTCCAATCCCCATATCTCCTGTTCCAATAATCTGATAACCATGAGATTTGAGTTTATCGGCAATGATTATTCCACGTTCAATAGAAGCCTCAGCCTCTTTTCTACTCATAGCAGGACCCTTTGAAAAATTCTTTGTTCCATAATTTATCTTGTTTAAAATTAAATTCTTCCTTTTTTTAAAGTCATGCTCAACCCCAATATCCACAACAAGAACCTCAGCCCCAACATGCCTTGCTAAAACATTAATTCCTGCTCCTCCTTTTAGAAAATTGAGTACCATCTGAACAGTCACTTCTTTAGGAAATGCACTCACCCCTTCTTCTGTTATTCCATGATCTGCAGCAAAGGCAACAATAACCTTTTTATCAATCTTTGGATATTCTTCCCCTCGTATGGCACAATATCTCTTAGCAAATTCTTCCAATCTTCCCAAACTATCTTTAGGTTTTGTCAAACGATCCAATAAAAGCTCTGTTTTATGATAGATTTTCTTATCAATTCCCTTTATTTTTTTAATCTTTTTATTAATAATATTTTTCATCTAAATTCCTTTTATGGTTTTATCTTTTTAGGAATTCCGCTGAATACAAAATATACCTCATCTGCTGCTTTGGCAATCTCTTGGTTTATCTTTCCAGCAATATCCCTAAACTGGCGGGCTAATTTATTTTTAGGAACAATCCCCATGCCCACCTCATTCGATACTGCTAAAAGAGAGTAATCATTCTTCTTAGCTGTATCTAAAAATTTCTTTATTATCTCAAATACTTCTCCTTCATCATAACCCTTGTGTAAAAGATTTGATAACCAAAGCGTTATACAATCAAGAACAACGACACTACATTTAGATCTTAAGCCTTTTAATATTTTAGAAATCTCTTCTGTCTCTTCAATCGTCTCCCATGAAGATGACCTATCCTTTTTGTGTCTTTTAATCTTCTCTTTCATCTCATCATCAAGAGCCTGGGCTGTTGCCAGATAAATCTTTTCCCCAGGAATTTTTTCAGCAAGTTCCATTGCAAAGGAACTTTTCCCGCTCTTAGCTCCTCCTAAAATCAATTTAAGTTTACCTGACACAATAAACCCCTCTAATAAAAAACCCCCAACCTTCAATAGGTTGAGGGTATCAAGGTCTTCACATCCTCAAACATCGAAGGACATTGGTGAAGGATGTATAAGCCAAGTTTTCTGACTTACGGATCAATCTAATTGCCAAACCTTCCCATATCTTGAAGATACAGTGGCGTTTTTTGGCTTTCGTCCCCGTTTACAGTGGCGTGTCCGTGATGGCTTCTCACCATCTTCCTTAATGCTTATACAAATATGGCTTTAGAAAGATCTTTTCTATATTGTATATTACTAAAAAATCTGTTTTTAAGCTCGTATAACCTTTTGCTAAATAAATATTCAGTTGGTTAGAGATTCACTCATCTTTGTCAGTCTTTTAACCACGTCTCGAATCTTTAATGTTTCGCTAAGTATTACCTCTAGTCGATCTCTGCTTGTTTTATTGAGATTTTCACTCTCGAACAGGAGTAACTCAGCACTCATTAATATAGTCTGAAGAGGACTATTGATCTCGTGATTAGCAGTAACAGCGGTTTGGGTGACTGCTATTAATTTCTCTGCTTTCATAAGTTCTTCTTCAAGTCTCCATCTTTCTAGACCTCTTTTTACAGTCATCTTTAGGTCCACGTCTCTGCACGGCTTTATTAAATAATCATAAGCCCCTTCTCTAAGGGCTTTAATGGCTGAATTCATTGATTCATAACCTGTGATAATCACAACGAGTGTTTTGGGAGATATCTTTTTCGTCTTCCTTAAAACTTTGATACCATCTGTTTCGCCAAGCATCAGGTCTGTTAAGATCAGCTGGAATTTATCCTTTTCAATTGCTTCGAGGGCATCTTTTCCATCTCTAATACTGGTTACATGGTAACCCTCTTCTTTTAAAGCTATCTCAAAACCCTTTAGTACCAAAGGATCATCTTCTACAATTAATATACTTGTATCTTTCATTTTAACTTATTCTTTTAAAATCGAAGTAGAAAAAAATGGTAATTTCAACCCTGTTAAATGTCAAGTTAAAAATTGGGTTTTATCAATTGGAAGCAAATAGTGCTTGACATGTTGTTAATATATTGATATCAAATTTTTATAATAAATAAAAAGAGGAGGTGAACACTTTGGCAGATAATAAAACAACAATTTCTATCATTAAGGCAGATATCGGAAGCATAGGAGGACACATTAAACCGAGTAAAAGGTTATTAGATAGGGTTAGAGAGTACATAGAAAATGAAGGTGGTGGAATATTCGTAGACTCTTATGTAAGTTCAACAGGAGATGACATCGCAATCATATTCTCCCATGATCTAGGGACGGGAAACGAAAAAATTCATAAATTGGCATGGGATGCCTTTAAAGAAGGAACCGCTGTAGCAAAAGAGCAAGGTTTATATGGTGCAGGTCAAGATCTCCTAAAAGATTCATTTTCAGGTAATGTCAAAGGTATGGGCCCTGCTGTTGCTGAGATAGAATTTGAAGAAAGGCCAAATGAGCCTTTTTTGATCTTTGCTGCTGACAAGACAGATCCCGGAGCATATAACTTACCTTTATATTTAGGCTTTGCTGACCCAATGCATAACTCAGGTCTCATGCTATCCCCATCAATGAGTAAAGGATTCAAGTTTACAATTATGGATGTCTCTTATACTGAAGGGGATAGGATCATTGAGCTTAATGCCCCTGAAGACATCTATGATATTGCTACTCTTCTTAGAGACAACCAGAGGTTTGTTGTTGAATCTATTCATTCAAGAAATAATCTTGACCAGGCAGTTTCCGTAAGTACCACGAGGCTTCATAATATTGCAGGCAAATATACGGGAAAAGATGACCCCGTTATGGTCGTAAGGGTACAGGGTGCATTCCCTGCCACGGGTGAGGTCCTTTCTCCTTTCAGTATAGGACACTTTGTTGCTGGTTTCATGAGAGGAAGCCATAGCGGACCAATGATGCCTGTTAAAAAGAGTTCCCCCGTATCATTCTTTGATGGACCCCCTATAGTCAGCTGTCTTGCTTTTTGTGTCCATAAAGGTAAACTCACCGAACCAGCGGACGCCTTTGATCATCCTTACTGGGATTTCGTCAGAGGAAAGGTCTCTCAAAAGGCTACAGACATCAGGCAACAAGGTTTCTCAGGTTGCGCAATGCTTGGATATGATGAGTTAGAATACGGTGGTATAGTAGAAAACCTAAACAAACTAGAGAAAAAATTTGAAGTAAGAGATTAAGGATTCTCGCTACATCAAAAAAGGGAGCCTCTATATAAGGGAAAGATTATTTGACAATTTTAAATCTTCCCATCTCCCTATATTTTTTATATCTTTGCTCGATAAGTTCTTCTGGTGATAGTTTTTTCAATTCTTTAAGATGTCGTCTTAAGGCCCTTCTTAAAGTAGAGGCTGCCCTTTTGGGATTTCTCTGGGCACCACCCAATGGCTCCTTTATTATTTCATCAATGACTCCCAGCTCTTTTAGGTCATAAGCAGTTATTTTTAGAGCCTCAGCTGCATCTTTGGCTTTATCAGCTGTCCTCCACAGTATAGATGCACACCCTTCGGGGGATATTACTGAGTAAATCGCGTTTTCCTGCATCAGAACCCGATTCCCCACCCCTATAGCTAGGGCACCACCGCTTCCCCCTTCACCTACAACAGCAACAATTATGGGAACTTTCAAATCAGCCATCTCTCTTAAATTCCTTGCTATTGCTTCAGCCTGGCCCCTCTCTTCGGCACCAATCCCTGGAAATGCACCTGGAGTATCTACCAAAGTGATGACAGGTTTATTGAATTTTTCGGCAAGTTTCATCAATCTCAATGCCTTTCTATAACCTTCAGGATGGGCCATTCCGAAATTTCTGTATATTTTCTCTTTCGTATCCCTCCCCTTTTGTTGTCCCAGTACCACAACACGGATACCATCAAGTTTTGCTACTCCCCCTACTAAAGAATGGTCATCAGCAAAACTCCTATCGCCATGAAGCTCAACAAAATCAGTCATCATATAATTAATATAGTCCATTGT
This window of the Nitrospinota bacterium genome carries:
- a CDS encoding adenosylcobinamide-GDP ribazoletransferase, translating into MFLNDLKVSLQFLTILPSGKKEIREEELERSIQYFPLAGLILGLLSYIVYMILSLLLPRDLCDILVLLFLVLLTGGLHMDGLSDTLDGMGFGKDRESSLKIMRDSRIGTFGAI
- the cobT gene encoding nicotinate-nucleotide--dimethylbenzimidazole phosphoribosyltransferase — protein: MKNIINKKIKKIKGIDKKIYHKTELLLDRLTKPKDSLGRLEEFAKRYCAIRGEEYPKIDKKVIVAFAADHGITEEGVSAFPKEVTVQMVLNFLKGGAGINVLARHVGAEVLVVDIGVEHDFKKRKNLILNKINYGTKNFSKGPAMSRKEAEASIERGIIIADKLKSHGYQIIGTGDMGIGNTTPSSAVISVMTSSHPKDVTGRGTGIGDRAYLRKIKLIEKGIKINRPDPTDPIDVLTKVGGFEIGGIAGLIIGSSANRIPVVVDGFISGAGALIALKLAPNVKEYIFFSHISEEKGHKVLFDYLGEKPILDLSLRLGEGTGAALSISLIEAGVKILTEMATFEEAHVSQSNK
- the cobU gene encoding bifunctional adenosylcobinamide kinase/adenosylcobinamide-phosphate guanylyltransferase, translating into MSGKLKLILGGAKSGKSSFAMELAEKIPGEKIYLATAQALDDEMKEKIKRHKKDRSSSWETIEETEEISKILKGLRSKCSVVVLDCITLWLSNLLHKGYDEGEVFEIIKKFLDTAKKNDYSLLAVSNEVGMGIVPKNKLARQFRDIAGKINQEIAKAADEVYFVFSGIPKKIKP
- a CDS encoding response regulator → MKDTSILIVEDDPLVLKGFEIALKEEGYHVTSIRDGKDALEAIEKDKFQLILTDLMLGETDGIKVLRKTKKISPKTLVVIITGYESMNSAIKALREGAYDYLIKPCRDVDLKMTVKRGLERWRLEEELMKAEKLIAVTQTAVTANHEINSPLQTILMSAELLLFESENLNKTSRDRLEVILSETLKIRDVVKRLTKMSESLTN
- the fbp gene encoding fructose-1,6-bisphosphate aldolase/phosphatase, translated to MADNKTTISIIKADIGSIGGHIKPSKRLLDRVREYIENEGGGIFVDSYVSSTGDDIAIIFSHDLGTGNEKIHKLAWDAFKEGTAVAKEQGLYGAGQDLLKDSFSGNVKGMGPAVAEIEFEERPNEPFLIFAADKTDPGAYNLPLYLGFADPMHNSGLMLSPSMSKGFKFTIMDVSYTEGDRIIELNAPEDIYDIATLLRDNQRFVVESIHSRNNLDQAVSVSTTRLHNIAGKYTGKDDPVMVVRVQGAFPATGEVLSPFSIGHFVAGFMRGSHSGPMMPVKKSSPVSFFDGPPIVSCLAFCVHKGKLTEPADAFDHPYWDFVRGKVSQKATDIRQQGFSGCAMLGYDELEYGGIVENLNKLEKKFEVRD
- a CDS encoding acetyl-CoA carboxylase carboxyltransferase subunit alpha, with amino-acid sequence MAYQGLDFEKPIYELERRIKELKQMSEQGNLDFFDEIKKLEKKAKKQIRDVHSKLNRWQRTLLARHPERPYTMDYINYMMTDFVELHGDRSFADDHSLVGGVAKLDGIRVVVLGQQKGRDTKEKIYRNFGMAHPEGYRKALRLMKLAEKFNKPVITLVDTPGAFPGIGAEERGQAEAIARNLREMADLKVPIIVAVVGEGGSGGALAIGVGNRVLMQENAIYSVISPEGCASILWRTADKAKDAAEALKITAYDLKELGVIDEIIKEPLGGAQRNPKRAASTLRRALRRHLKELKKLSPEELIEQRYKKYREMGRFKIVK